The following proteins come from a genomic window of Solwaraspora sp. WMMA2065:
- a CDS encoding SigE family RNA polymerase sigma factor, whose amino-acid sequence MSGVRVVAPVAVDLPAEPAPTRSERGGGPLARWAASRRNQRVAGDEAFTAFVVDAAPRLRRVAYLMCRDWHLAQDLTQITFTRMYASWNRIWPTANLDAYSRRVLINAVSDAMKRRSRTELVLAEPPEPAARPTGSGGSTELQMALLQALAEFPVRDRAVLVLRYWEDQSVQTVAEILGITTSAVKMCSMRALQRLRTVLGEDFPTS is encoded by the coding sequence GTGAGTGGGGTTCGGGTCGTAGCGCCGGTCGCCGTGGACCTACCGGCGGAGCCGGCACCGACGAGGTCTGAGCGCGGCGGCGGTCCGCTGGCCCGCTGGGCCGCCAGCCGTCGGAATCAGCGAGTGGCCGGGGACGAGGCGTTCACCGCGTTCGTCGTTGACGCGGCTCCCCGGCTGCGCCGCGTCGCGTACCTGATGTGCCGGGACTGGCATCTCGCGCAGGACCTCACCCAGATCACCTTCACCCGGATGTACGCCTCGTGGAACCGGATCTGGCCCACGGCGAACCTGGACGCGTACAGCCGTCGGGTGCTGATCAACGCGGTCTCCGACGCGATGAAGCGGCGCAGCCGCACGGAGCTGGTGCTCGCCGAGCCGCCCGAGCCGGCGGCTCGGCCGACCGGCTCTGGCGGCTCGACCGAGCTGCAGATGGCGTTGCTGCAGGCGCTGGCGGAGTTTCCGGTGCGCGACCGGGCGGTGCTGGTGCTGCGGTACTGGGAGGATCAGAGCGTGCAGACCGTCGCCGAGATCCTCGGCATCACCACCTCGGCGGTGAAGATGTGCAGCATGCGGGCGCTGCAGCGGCTGCGTACCGTCCTCGGCGAGGACTTCCCGACCAGCTGA
- a CDS encoding SRPBCC domain-containing protein: MTGPSYTTEFTVDQSPKEAYEAITNPQGWWSAEIEGSAEKAGDEFRYHFEDLHRCTIRVTESVPGEKVAWHVVDNYFSFVKDSSEWVDTTMTFDISEEGGKTKVLFTHHGLVPEFECYNACQEGWGNYINGSLKELIGKGQGAPNATGQAQTTAEAELGSASR, encoded by the coding sequence ATGACTGGGCCGAGTTACACCACCGAGTTCACCGTGGACCAGTCCCCGAAGGAGGCGTACGAAGCCATCACCAATCCGCAGGGATGGTGGTCGGCCGAGATCGAGGGCAGCGCCGAGAAGGCCGGCGACGAGTTCCGGTACCACTTCGAGGACCTGCACCGCTGCACGATCCGGGTGACCGAGTCGGTTCCCGGCGAGAAGGTCGCCTGGCACGTGGTGGACAACTACTTCTCGTTCGTCAAGGACAGCTCCGAGTGGGTCGACACCACGATGACCTTCGACATCTCGGAGGAGGGCGGCAAGACCAAGGTCCTCTTCACCCACCACGGGCTGGTGCCGGAGTTCGAGTGCTACAACGCCTGCCAGGAAGGGTGGGGCAACTACATCAACGGCAGCCTCAAGGAACTGATCGGCAAGGGCCAGGGCGCGCCCAACGCCACGGGCCAGGCACAGACCACGGCCGAGGCAGAGCTCGGATCGGCCAGCCGCTGA
- a CDS encoding PPOX class F420-dependent oxidoreductase, with amino-acid sequence MKVEQATAFLRANHRAVMVTRHPDGRPQTSPVLVAVDDAGRVLVSTREGAVKVHNLLRDPRVTFCVTTDRFFGDWVQIDGRAEVVRLPEALDVLVDYYRRIAGEHSDWDDYRAAMRRDKRVAIRVSVMRAGPDVHR; translated from the coding sequence ATGAAGGTTGAACAGGCGACGGCGTTCCTGCGGGCGAATCATCGGGCGGTGATGGTGACCCGGCATCCGGATGGCCGGCCGCAGACCAGTCCGGTGCTGGTCGCGGTCGACGACGCCGGCCGAGTGCTGGTCAGCACCAGGGAAGGTGCGGTCAAGGTCCACAACCTGCTGCGCGATCCGCGGGTCACGTTCTGCGTGACCACGGACCGGTTCTTTGGCGACTGGGTGCAGATCGACGGGCGTGCGGAGGTGGTACGGCTGCCCGAAGCACTCGACGTGCTGGTCGACTACTACCGACGGATCGCCGGAGAGCATTCCGACTGGGACGACTATCGGGCTGCGATGCGCCGCGACAAGCGGGTGGCGATCCGGGTGAGCGTTATGCGTGCCGGCCCGGACGTGCACAGGTGA
- a CDS encoding alpha/beta hydrolase: MQPDILGLPYEQQVIELAPDDEGPVVATLVRRRADRPAGRAVLYLHGFVDYFFQTHLADHFVRGGWDFYALDLRKYGRSLLPHQTPNFCRDLSDYFPELDAAARIIREQDGNETLLINGHSTGGLIAAVWADARASQGIAPDGLFLNSPFFDLNAPWLLRRPVAAAVCRLTGRSPYRIVPVGLSRVYGQSVHASQNGEWDYDLEWKPLTGFPVRAGWLTAIRRAQRQLRAGLQITAPVLLACSSRSYRSHSWHDSATLADAVLDVEHMARWAPRLGRHVTVVRIDGGLHDLTLSHQPARDELFSELDRWLRGYFTTEPLGPDPGQPVAAQRPVDRGLPETD; encoded by the coding sequence GTGCAGCCTGACATCCTCGGACTCCCGTACGAGCAGCAGGTCATCGAGCTGGCCCCAGACGACGAGGGTCCGGTCGTCGCGACCCTGGTCCGGCGCCGGGCGGACCGCCCGGCCGGGCGGGCGGTGCTCTACCTGCACGGCTTCGTCGACTACTTCTTCCAGACCCATCTGGCAGACCACTTCGTCCGTGGCGGCTGGGACTTCTACGCCCTCGACCTGCGCAAGTACGGCCGGAGCCTGCTTCCGCACCAGACCCCGAACTTCTGCCGCGACCTCAGCGACTACTTCCCGGAACTGGACGCCGCCGCCCGGATCATCCGCGAGCAGGACGGCAACGAGACGTTGCTGATCAACGGCCACTCCACCGGTGGGCTGATCGCGGCGGTCTGGGCCGACGCGCGGGCCAGCCAGGGCATCGCGCCGGACGGGTTGTTCCTGAACAGCCCGTTCTTCGACCTCAACGCACCGTGGCTGCTCCGCCGGCCGGTGGCGGCGGCCGTCTGCCGTCTCACCGGCCGCTCGCCCTACCGCATCGTCCCGGTCGGGCTCTCCCGGGTGTACGGGCAAAGCGTGCACGCCTCCCAGAACGGAGAATGGGACTACGACCTGGAGTGGAAGCCGCTCACCGGGTTTCCGGTGCGGGCCGGTTGGCTGACCGCGATCCGCCGCGCCCAACGACAACTGCGTGCCGGACTGCAAATCACCGCGCCGGTCCTGCTGGCCTGTTCCTCCCGGTCCTACCGCAGCCACAGCTGGCACGATTCGGCTACCCTGGCCGACGCGGTACTCGACGTCGAGCACATGGCCCGGTGGGCCCCCCGGCTCGGCCGGCACGTCACCGTGGTCCGCATCGACGGCGGCCTGCACGACCTGACCCTGTCCCACCAGCCAGCCCGCGACGAGCTGTTCAGCGAGCTGGACCGCTGGCTGCGCGGCTACTTCACCACCGAGCCGCTAGGCCCGGACCCTGGTCAACCGGTGGCGGCGCAACGCCCGGTCGACCGAGGGTTACCGGAGACCGACTGA
- a CDS encoding permease-like cell division protein FtsX encodes MTGPPRRPVFFCMEQLRTYFDRALDSEPAPPAPLDDLARVAMAGGSRLRRRRQIGYAATTTAAAVALVAVGVLLPVRDAPEPVPAQAAMPSASPGCELVRPTSADVATEAAVYLSVDVTAEQRRAVDAALRADPQVGSVAYESRQDAYQRFVRRYQDDPAVLLDHPDLMEKVTPDQLPESFRITLANPSAYQQVSGGLQAMPGVETVTGWFCLYGTDKQVGE; translated from the coding sequence GTGACCGGTCCGCCGCGTCGACCGGTCTTCTTCTGCATGGAACAGTTGCGGACGTACTTCGACCGGGCGCTCGACAGCGAACCGGCACCACCGGCGCCACTGGACGACCTGGCCCGAGTGGCCATGGCCGGCGGGAGCCGACTACGTCGACGCAGACAGATTGGGTACGCCGCCACGACGACCGCCGCTGCCGTGGCGCTTGTCGCGGTGGGCGTGCTGCTCCCGGTCAGGGACGCGCCCGAGCCCGTGCCGGCGCAGGCCGCCATGCCGTCGGCCTCGCCTGGCTGTGAACTGGTGCGTCCCACCAGCGCTGACGTGGCGACCGAAGCCGCCGTCTACCTGAGCGTCGACGTGACCGCCGAGCAGCGGCGCGCTGTCGACGCGGCGCTGCGGGCCGACCCGCAGGTCGGGTCGGTGGCGTATGAGAGCCGGCAGGACGCATACCAGCGGTTCGTACGGCGGTACCAGGACGATCCTGCTGTTCTGCTCGATCATCCCGACCTGATGGAGAAGGTGACCCCAGATCAGTTGCCGGAGTCTTTTCGGATTACCTTGGCGAACCCATCGGCGTACCAGCAGGTCAGCGGCGGACTACAGGCGATGCCCGGCGTCGAGACAGTCACCGGCTGGTTCTGCCTGTACGGCACGGACAAGCAGGTGGGCGAGTGA
- a CDS encoding YegP family protein yields the protein MQQDELAEFDVTEDVFDAMLADSEPVRVTGPFDQLRQVRFELVSGRLRTYRWRLVGTNGEILATSASSYRSSDDARRALEALTVAVQQAPIVDLDEADDPATRRKAG from the coding sequence ATGCAGCAGGATGAGCTGGCCGAGTTCGACGTGACCGAGGATGTGTTCGACGCCATGCTGGCCGATAGCGAGCCCGTCCGGGTGACGGGTCCGTTTGATCAGCTCCGGCAGGTTCGCTTCGAGTTGGTCAGCGGGAGACTCCGTACCTATCGCTGGCGACTGGTCGGTACGAACGGTGAAATCCTGGCCACCAGTGCTTCGAGCTACCGCAGTTCCGACGACGCACGCCGTGCACTGGAGGCTCTCACGGTCGCGGTGCAGCAGGCCCCGATCGTCGACCTCGACGAGGCTGACGACCCGGCTACCCGGCGCAAGGCCGGCTGA
- a CDS encoding FtsX-like permease family protein: MLALSCVAIWLIAYTLRTSKEQTAVELHDVVAHSLAVRTVQADGASYLIDLDAEQARKAMVTIGDTGRDARAGRYPAAAGEIAVNRCAADRLGVGPGSTLRLYGGDPTAAPVIATGTGATVGTASLRAFTDQELAARAPADLALFAHDQPITPAVVEQLRSLDAVRHVTPFQQAQATIGDRSYATIAVDLAALPRLTMLVSTDGALTDLGPGRVVLGEAVARDLAAQAGDQFAYRVEAGQLNLTVAAVLGGDAPLQSDVVLVPGDLDRLGGTRTGLLADFADGVGTRDATVAAVRQLGVAVGADVAVLSDYREATDAEVTSLFLIALGLLAMTVLIAVVGVGTTTALSVLERTQEVGLLRALGLSRRRLRAMILVESGLYGVVGAVLGLALGVPLAWLSFEALRLGMPPVLPAGQLLAIVAALAVITAMAGLAPARRAARVSPVAAIGDPD, from the coding sequence GTGCTGGCCCTCAGCTGTGTGGCGATCTGGCTGATTGCGTACACCTTGCGGACCAGCAAGGAGCAGACGGCGGTTGAACTGCACGACGTCGTCGCACACAGCCTGGCGGTGAGGACCGTGCAGGCGGACGGTGCCAGCTACCTGATCGACCTGGACGCCGAGCAGGCCCGCAAGGCAATGGTCACGATCGGCGATACCGGCCGTGACGCGCGCGCCGGGCGTTACCCGGCCGCGGCGGGGGAGATTGCTGTCAACCGGTGCGCCGCCGACCGGCTCGGCGTCGGACCGGGCAGCACTCTGCGGCTGTACGGGGGCGACCCGACCGCTGCACCGGTCATCGCCACCGGCACCGGTGCCACCGTCGGCACTGCCAGCCTGCGCGCCTTCACCGACCAAGAACTGGCCGCCCGCGCCCCGGCCGACCTGGCACTGTTCGCCCACGACCAGCCGATCACCCCGGCTGTGGTCGAGCAGCTCCGGTCGCTCGACGCCGTCCGCCACGTCACCCCGTTCCAGCAGGCCCAGGCGACCATCGGCGACCGGTCGTACGCCACCATCGCCGTCGACCTAGCCGCACTGCCCCGGCTGACGATGCTGGTCAGCACCGACGGCGCGCTGACCGACCTCGGGCCGGGCCGGGTCGTGCTCGGCGAGGCGGTCGCCCGGGACCTGGCCGCCCAGGCCGGCGACCAGTTCGCGTACCGGGTTGAGGCCGGGCAGTTGAACCTGACCGTCGCGGCGGTGCTCGGCGGCGATGCGCCACTACAGTCCGATGTGGTACTGGTGCCAGGCGACCTGGACCGGCTCGGCGGTACGCGGACCGGGCTGCTGGCCGACTTCGCCGACGGCGTCGGTACCCGCGACGCGACAGTGGCCGCCGTACGGCAGCTCGGGGTCGCCGTCGGTGCCGACGTGGCCGTGCTGTCCGACTACCGCGAGGCGACCGACGCCGAGGTGACGTCGCTGTTCCTGATCGCATTGGGGCTGCTGGCGATGACCGTGCTGATCGCGGTGGTCGGGGTCGGCACCACCACCGCGCTGTCGGTGCTGGAACGCACCCAGGAAGTCGGACTGCTGCGGGCGCTCGGTCTGAGCCGGCGCCGGCTGCGGGCGATGATCCTGGTGGAATCAGGCCTGTACGGGGTGGTCGGCGCGGTGCTGGGGCTGGCGCTCGGCGTACCGCTGGCCTGGTTGTCGTTCGAGGCGCTGCGGCTGGGGATGCCGCCGGTGCTGCCGGCCGGGCAGCTGCTGGCGATCGTCGCGGCGTTGGCGGTGATCACCGCGATGGCCGGGTTGGCGCCGGCCCGCCGGGCCGCCCGGGTCAGCCCGGTCGCCGCCATCGGCGACCCGGACTGA
- a CDS encoding sulfatase-like hydrolase/transferase → MSSATNSAPATTADDVTDQDAVAEPADQTAADQAPTDPPAAEGGPDQATAQNGTAPPANRWRPRVRRTARWSADVLAVGGVLAAMTLPYQLDLIVPVAFARIPVEALVAAALLLVLPGRVRTPVAAALGALLGVLITLKVADIGFFSVLDRPFDPVLDWGLLADGFRFVDASYGRAAAVGAAVGTVVLTIAVLTLLVAATLRLARLLAAHRRIGGGTVGALTAGWLVFALLGTQVVVYQDEWRTIGLPIADRATARLAYDHTMQIGASLQDRQEFAELAAVDAFRDVPGDELLTALRGKDVLLAFVESYGRDAVTHPDFSPLIGDLLDDGTQRLAAQGFQSRSAFLTSSTVGGSSWLAHASTLSGLWVDNQQRYRSLVTSDRLTLTRAFGHAGWRVAGFFPGNSRAWPEGAFFGYDQVYDSRNMRYAGDRFNFASIPDQYVLSAFDRFERRDNDQPVMAEVALLSSHAPWTPLPQLVNWNTVRDGSVFDREAMAAGQANKSAEDGLRSDYPKAVAYSLSTIISYIESQGDDDLVVVFLGDHQPAPVVTGPGASHDVPVTIVTSDQAVLDRVAGWDWQEGLRPGPQAPVWQMDSFRDRFLTAFE, encoded by the coding sequence TTGTCCTCCGCCACGAACTCCGCCCCGGCCACCACCGCTGACGACGTGACGGACCAGGACGCCGTAGCCGAGCCGGCTGACCAGACGGCGGCGGACCAGGCACCGACCGACCCGCCAGCGGCGGAGGGCGGGCCGGACCAGGCGACGGCGCAGAATGGCACAGCACCGCCGGCCAACCGGTGGCGTCCGCGGGTACGGCGTACCGCCCGATGGTCGGCCGACGTGCTGGCGGTCGGCGGCGTGCTGGCCGCGATGACCCTGCCGTACCAGCTGGATCTGATTGTCCCGGTCGCGTTCGCCCGCATCCCGGTCGAGGCGCTGGTCGCCGCCGCGCTGCTGCTGGTGCTGCCGGGCCGGGTCCGCACCCCGGTGGCTGCCGCGCTCGGCGCGCTGCTCGGCGTACTGATCACGCTGAAGGTCGCCGACATCGGCTTCTTCTCGGTGCTGGACCGGCCGTTCGACCCGGTCCTGGACTGGGGTCTGCTGGCCGACGGGTTCCGGTTCGTCGACGCCTCCTACGGCCGGGCCGCAGCGGTGGGCGCGGCGGTCGGCACCGTCGTGCTCACGATCGCGGTGCTGACGCTGCTGGTCGCCGCGACGCTGCGGCTGGCCCGGCTGTTGGCCGCACACCGACGGATCGGCGGCGGTACGGTTGGTGCGCTGACCGCCGGCTGGCTGGTGTTCGCCCTGCTCGGTACGCAGGTGGTGGTCTACCAGGACGAGTGGCGCACGATCGGGCTGCCGATCGCCGACCGGGCGACCGCCCGGTTGGCGTACGACCACACCATGCAGATCGGCGCGAGCCTGCAGGACCGGCAGGAGTTCGCCGAGCTGGCAGCGGTCGACGCGTTCCGGGACGTGCCCGGCGACGAGCTGCTGACCGCGCTACGTGGCAAGGACGTTCTGCTGGCGTTCGTGGAGAGCTACGGCCGGGACGCGGTCACCCACCCCGACTTCAGCCCGCTGATCGGCGATCTGCTCGACGACGGTACGCAGCGGTTGGCGGCGCAGGGGTTCCAGTCGCGCAGTGCGTTCCTCACCTCGTCGACGGTCGGGGGCAGCAGCTGGCTGGCGCACGCCAGCACCCTGTCCGGGCTGTGGGTGGACAACCAGCAGCGCTACCGCAGCCTGGTGACCAGTGACCGGCTGACGTTGACCCGGGCGTTCGGCCACGCCGGCTGGCGGGTCGCCGGCTTCTTCCCCGGCAACAGCCGGGCCTGGCCGGAGGGGGCGTTCTTCGGCTACGACCAGGTCTACGACTCGCGCAACATGAGGTACGCGGGCGACAGGTTCAACTTCGCCTCCATCCCCGATCAGTATGTGCTGTCGGCATTCGACCGCTTCGAGCGGCGCGACAACGACCAGCCGGTGATGGCCGAGGTGGCGTTGCTGTCCAGCCACGCGCCGTGGACCCCGCTGCCGCAGCTGGTCAACTGGAACACGGTCCGCGACGGTTCGGTCTTCGACCGGGAGGCGATGGCCGCCGGCCAGGCCAACAAGTCCGCAGAGGACGGATTGCGCAGCGACTACCCGAAGGCGGTGGCGTACTCGTTGAGCACGATCATCTCCTACATCGAGTCGCAGGGCGACGACGATCTGGTGGTGGTCTTCCTCGGCGACCACCAGCCGGCGCCGGTGGTGACCGGTCCGGGGGCCAGCCACGACGTGCCGGTCACCATCGTCACCAGCGACCAGGCGGTCCTCGACCGGGTCGCCGGCTGGGACTGGCAGGAAGGGCTGCGCCCCGGTCCGCAGGCCCCGGTGTGGCAGATGGACTCGTTCCGGGACCGGTTCCTGACCGCCTTCGAGTAG
- a CDS encoding M12 family metallo-peptidase, whose protein sequence is MRKPSSRRHSPPNGRPQPLPATSRSGNRRLIALLVAVVAAALLPAVGPTTAASAAPQEGTPIAGTPWAVLDDVPTASRSGRAPDIQAHRFAAYTLDREAIAAQLDRAPDESDRAAATAPLVLTVPDPDGVVQRFAVVDSPVMQDGLAARHPDIRTYAGTGVDDPTATIRADLTPLGFHASVRSSTGSWYVDPYHRDQSVYASYHAGDLLNRHGPLTERGDVDTTAAQIDAEVEQAQADHPAGSLVKLRTYRLAFLTDPSYADYFGAANVTAAKVTLVNRVTQIYEDETAIRLVLINDTDKTNLNTAELATGPDGPCGSAPCFSAAQLTGCSGATLNRNRIVLGQLVGASSYDVGHIGFGLPGGGVAGLGVAGGDGKARGCTGLPNPIGDFYAVDYVAHEIGHQFAGNHTFNGTQWNCSGGNRSATNSYEPGSGSSIMAYAGICQQDNLQPHTDPYWSQRSYHEITTFVNSARPAINEVQTVSLRDFDTVGDSFQFTFNGRNSRQIGYGESYTTAYIKETIESMTGWPDGATVTVAAFGGVGALDNTGFQVTFNGGAVARTNVPPLELIPHSGMDGFVGETAKGGPVDNGGWQVTETTNHAPVVTVPDQFTIPVRTPFALTGSATDADGDALTYLWEQNDRGGIAGVSTAGTALTDNVKTNGPLFRVFGTAALVGPDDTEQYYSPGLNAVDDDPTRVFPDMAQILAGNTNAVTGACPAAPAPPASGSASNLPQALVDCYSEFLPTADWVGYANDRTMHFKLTARDGRVGGGVGNAETAVMLAPDAGPFLVTSQPVPSFYLGGSVQEVSWDVAGTDAAPVNAAQVRISLSTDGAKTFPYVLAEAVPNDGSATVTLPNIDTTTGRIKIEAVGNVFFDLNDADIRIDQVRAAEVAYTGDTLVHPEGGAEQAQVLLRAAVSAEAGDVRGAQLAFTSGDTTLCATEVKLWGSDRTGGMASCTATLPVGNHPVTTTVDGRYTGSVTATVTVSPPTRLRFLGDGYLRSESTAGAYPLDPDHRIEFDLDGRITYGERLVGKVLVGYRSGDQRYKFQGNVLESYGSYALGGGPATAQLRYQVTLFDLSTPQQPVAVATGLTMRVSATLVSGPGQLDKIGITVWDGDTLMFSSSWTGTATEEINLTASGGDLVLY, encoded by the coding sequence TTGAGGAAGCCCTCGTCGAGGCGCCACTCGCCGCCGAACGGCCGTCCGCAGCCACTGCCCGCGACCAGCCGGTCCGGCAACCGCCGTCTGATCGCCCTGCTCGTCGCCGTCGTCGCGGCGGCGCTGCTGCCGGCGGTCGGCCCGACCACGGCCGCCAGTGCCGCGCCGCAGGAAGGTACGCCGATTGCCGGCACCCCGTGGGCCGTGCTCGACGACGTACCGACGGCCAGCCGGTCCGGTCGCGCGCCGGACATCCAGGCGCACCGGTTCGCGGCGTACACCCTGGACCGGGAGGCGATCGCCGCCCAGCTGGACCGGGCGCCGGACGAGTCGGACCGGGCCGCCGCGACGGCGCCGCTGGTGCTGACCGTGCCCGACCCGGACGGAGTGGTGCAGCGGTTCGCGGTGGTCGACTCTCCGGTGATGCAGGACGGACTCGCCGCCCGGCACCCGGACATCCGGACGTACGCCGGCACCGGCGTCGACGACCCGACGGCGACGATCCGGGCCGACCTGACCCCGCTCGGCTTCCACGCCTCGGTCCGCTCGTCGACCGGGTCCTGGTACGTCGACCCGTACCACCGCGACCAGAGCGTCTACGCCAGCTACCACGCCGGTGACCTGCTGAACCGGCACGGCCCGCTGACCGAGCGGGGCGACGTCGACACCACCGCCGCGCAGATCGACGCGGAGGTCGAGCAGGCCCAGGCCGACCACCCCGCCGGGTCGCTGGTCAAGCTGCGCACCTACCGGCTGGCTTTCCTCACCGACCCGTCGTACGCCGACTATTTCGGTGCGGCGAACGTGACAGCTGCCAAGGTGACGCTGGTGAACCGGGTTACTCAGATCTACGAAGACGAGACCGCGATCCGGCTCGTGCTGATCAACGACACCGACAAGACCAACCTGAACACCGCCGAGCTGGCCACCGGCCCGGACGGGCCGTGCGGCTCCGCGCCGTGCTTCTCCGCGGCACAGCTGACCGGGTGTTCCGGCGCGACGCTCAACCGCAACCGGATCGTGCTGGGCCAACTGGTCGGGGCGAGCAGCTACGACGTCGGGCACATCGGCTTCGGTCTGCCCGGCGGCGGGGTCGCCGGGCTGGGGGTGGCCGGCGGCGACGGCAAGGCGCGCGGCTGCACCGGCCTGCCGAACCCGATCGGCGACTTCTACGCCGTCGACTACGTGGCGCACGAGATCGGCCACCAGTTCGCCGGCAACCACACCTTCAACGGCACCCAGTGGAACTGCTCCGGCGGCAACCGCAGCGCCACCAACTCGTACGAACCGGGCAGCGGTTCGTCGATCATGGCGTACGCGGGCATCTGCCAGCAGGACAACCTGCAGCCGCACACCGACCCGTACTGGTCGCAGCGCAGCTACCACGAAATCACCACGTTCGTGAACTCCGCCCGGCCGGCGATCAACGAGGTGCAGACGGTGTCGCTGCGCGACTTCGACACTGTCGGCGACTCGTTCCAGTTCACCTTCAACGGCCGGAACTCCCGGCAGATCGGGTACGGCGAGAGCTACACCACCGCCTACATCAAGGAGACGATCGAGTCGATGACCGGCTGGCCGGACGGCGCGACGGTGACCGTCGCGGCGTTCGGCGGTGTAGGGGCGCTCGACAACACTGGTTTCCAGGTGACGTTCAACGGCGGAGCCGTGGCGCGGACCAACGTACCGCCGCTGGAGTTGATCCCCCATTCCGGCATGGACGGCTTCGTCGGTGAGACCGCCAAGGGCGGCCCGGTCGACAACGGCGGCTGGCAGGTTACCGAGACCACCAACCACGCCCCGGTGGTGACCGTGCCGGACCAGTTCACCATCCCGGTGCGAACCCCGTTCGCGTTGACCGGCAGCGCCACCGACGCCGACGGTGACGCCCTCACCTATCTGTGGGAGCAGAACGACCGCGGTGGCATCGCCGGGGTCAGCACCGCCGGCACCGCGTTGACTGACAACGTCAAGACCAACGGCCCGCTGTTCCGGGTGTTCGGCACGGCGGCGCTGGTCGGCCCGGACGACACCGAGCAGTACTACTCCCCCGGTCTGAACGCGGTCGACGACGACCCGACCCGGGTCTTCCCGGACATGGCGCAGATCCTGGCCGGCAACACCAACGCGGTGACCGGTGCCTGCCCGGCCGCCCCGGCACCACCGGCCAGCGGCAGCGCGTCGAACCTGCCGCAGGCGCTGGTCGACTGCTACTCGGAGTTCCTGCCGACCGCCGACTGGGTGGGCTACGCCAACGACCGGACCATGCACTTCAAGCTGACCGCCCGCGACGGCCGGGTCGGCGGCGGGGTCGGCAACGCCGAGACCGCGGTCATGCTGGCCCCGGACGCCGGTCCGTTCCTGGTCACCTCGCAGCCGGTTCCGTCGTTCTACCTCGGCGGCTCCGTTCAGGAGGTCAGCTGGGACGTGGCCGGCACCGACGCAGCGCCGGTGAACGCCGCACAGGTGCGGATCTCACTTTCGACGGATGGGGCGAAGACCTTCCCGTACGTGCTGGCCGAGGCGGTGCCGAACGACGGCAGCGCCACGGTGACCTTGCCGAACATCGACACCACCACCGGTCGGATCAAGATCGAAGCGGTCGGCAACGTCTTCTTCGACCTCAACGACGCCGACATCCGCATCGACCAGGTCCGCGCGGCCGAGGTGGCGTACACCGGGGACACACTGGTGCACCCGGAGGGTGGCGCGGAGCAGGCGCAGGTGTTGCTGCGGGCGGCGGTGAGCGCCGAGGCCGGCGACGTCCGAGGTGCCCAGCTCGCCTTCACCAGCGGTGACACCACCCTGTGTGCCACCGAGGTGAAGTTGTGGGGCAGCGACCGCACCGGCGGGATGGCCAGCTGTACGGCGACCCTGCCGGTCGGCAACCACCCGGTGACCACCACGGTCGACGGCCGCTACACCGGGTCCGTCACCGCGACGGTGACCGTCTCCCCGCCGACCAGGCTGCGGTTCCTCGGCGACGGCTATCTGCGCAGCGAGTCGACCGCTGGCGCCTACCCGCTGGACCCGGATCACCGGATCGAGTTCGACCTCGATGGCCGGATCACCTACGGCGAGAGGCTGGTCGGCAAGGTGCTGGTCGGCTACCGCTCCGGCGACCAGCGGTACAAGTTCCAGGGCAACGTTCTGGAGTCGTACGGCTCGTACGCTCTCGGCGGTGGCCCCGCCACGGCGCAGCTGCGCTACCAGGTGACGCTGTTCGACCTGTCCACCCCGCAGCAGCCGGTGGCGGTGGCGACCGGACTGACCATGCGGGTGAGCGCGACCCTGGTCAGCGGGCCGGGCCAGCTGGACAAGATCGGGATCACCGTCTGGGACGGTGACACGCTGATGTTCTCGTCGAGCTGGACCGGCACCGCCACCGAGGAGATCAACCTGACCGCGTCCGGTGGTGACCTCGTCCTGTACTAA